The following proteins are encoded in a genomic region of Neurospora crassa OR74A linkage group VI, whole genome shotgun sequence:
- a CDS encoding thyroid hormone receptor interactor 12, variant 2, with translation MSTRLTRSAARQAASQAANLNNSTSTAAAAPQPATGGTTSLAAEASSAPPAAAQTLARSSSAKKRKTTAAAEANSLPEAAAEFPSSARRSKRQRVTQPASQSSSSITHPAQPAAAASSSAASSTTKKTATTRRKKGKALATSTMSSPENSAVPPNPPTNPSSASTSRRSSRHKKDAQGEQGVSDMSDVTLPPIHTHSTNPASASASSRKSKRNAKSSSADQDVVMTGTDEHEKDPTPPPPPPPPPKESPPTDSDEHDEDDEDDDDHHRYDDDDDDEDDDPFTGFGGHGRHPHSLQDTLRHLSGIMSGVSAQVRKIMADLKRKDDPSMQLMALHELSTLLLMTNEDQLSGHLQPDQVVPELVALMRPNEITGEENPEIQLVACRCLANLMEALPGSTSALVYGGAVHILCEKLLQISFIDLAEQALSTLEKISVEYPTSVMREGGLTACLTYLDFFATSTQRSAVTTAANCCRNIPEDSFPEILGVMPILLNVLGSSDQRIVEQASLCVSRIAESFKYHPTKLEELMNVDLLKAILRLLLPGSTNLISPHIHTQFLRVLALTAMASPRLSAELFKLNVVETLYQILTGVSPPSGNDDLASKLDSVLIMQALIHRPRDQIIETLNVICELLPSVPLRDPSSINYTVELGTFAGPVGGSGESTRRRTANEKRIEHMEGCKEEVRRFALILFPTLTDAFSSTVNLTVRQKVLAAQLKMLSNLDQDILSEALRSVPYASFLASILSQQDHPLLVGLALQATELLMSRLDTVYRYQLYREGVIAEITKLAADAPEPKRKHSLTEQEVKEETNQAGESLTGVSGRPSAPDQGVADKEHPKTLEEDKADDEDVEHSEHESGAEEGGEELDEDEPEDTENDENDENDDGNENEVKDDDQSPVSSEGETMSLDGPPRYLSDFPTNTYKSSIRQAAKKFLEMYETEKQGKAMKKKASKILASLSDLATEIEEFYLCRKPGGPVMEHGTLLFQKLVSYFDTDVLESVTSAELLGSGVVRVLEQVFSNPDEEMAAAAQNAFLQVFMGYSVKSKPKTATADSPATPFSVLIHKLQDLLSRSEHFEVITAHHNSFDGSRSTAASMLAKQIRLKLVADEDSDIPRSYRNIMVSIHAITTFKSLDDYLRPRISLSDRPHGASRRDAVTRALAAMGASGFMGAAAAAARLAERGLPPSSRSTPAPPPAAAPAQASGSRSSRKPKSKSQPTTETPTTPDAATSKEKGGLRRSARKQAASDSSLPRQPPEEDDLENALECADERQLSDDEDEAADSSDLNVLRDLDEGMDDAPTPDPTAVNMEVAAGGRITARKEDGTRVATPGQGKPAPPPQNRTSALTAGLQNTPTPQAASRPMSYSGALQAVPQDWHIEFSVDGKVIPNETTIYRAVHSSSLTADEHVTRSIWSAVHPIKFRRVPGPPPPEPVGFSPSSDVGVEADENGTPGSLAKHPITLSILRLLKRLHDLNANIDEVLVENRETLKLNVEPLSQFVNTKLTAKLNRQLEEPLIVASNCLPSWSEDLARLYPFLFPFETRHLFLQSTSFGYARSMARWNAQSQEERRNGRDDRPYLGRLQRQKVRISRSKILESAVKVMELYGASQSILEVEYFEEVGTGLGPTLEFYSTVSKEFSKRKLKLWRDNELNGDDDFVSGPTGLFPRPLSDEFASSEEGEKILQLFKVLGKFVARSMIDSRIIDINFNPLFFRVGDSTATRPTLATIKSVDPVVARSLMTIKKFSLAKKEIDEDPNRSAVQKVADTENITIDNFKIDDLYLDFTLPGYPEVELVSNGSQTRLTIENVDLYLEKVIDMTLGSGVRRQIEAFRSGFSQVFPYSALSSFTPDELCTLFGRVDEDWSLETLNDSIKADHGYNMDSKSVRNLLQIMSELTLAERRDFLQFTTGSPKLPIGGFKSLNPMFTVVCKPSEAPYTSDDYLPSVMTCVNYLKLPDYSDIGVLKKQLFTAMKEGQGAFHLS, from the exons ATGTCTACTAGACTTACGAGGTCCGCCGCCCGTCAAGCTGCGAGCCAGGCAGCCAACTTGAACAACTCGACTtcgactgctgctgctgctcctcaaCCCGCCACTGGTGGAACGACTTCCCTCGCCGCGGAAGCTTCCTCTGCTCCACCTGCCGCCGCTCAGACCCTGGCTCGGTCCTCAAGTGCTAAGAAGCGCAAGACCACCGCCGCTGCAGAAGCTAACAGCCTTCCCGAGGCCGCTGCGGAGTTTCCATCCTCGGCCAGACGTTCGAAGCGACAGCGAGTGACGCAACCTGCTTCTcaatcttcatcttccattACCCATCCCGCCCagcctgccgccgccgcctcaaGTTCCGCCGCATCCTCCACGACCAAGAAGACAGCCACCACACGCCGCAAGAAAGGCAAGGCgctagctacctctacaatGTCGAGCCCAGA GAACTCGGCCGTTCCTCCTAACCCCCCGACAAACCCTTCTTCGGCATCAACAAGCCGTAGGTCGAGCCGTCACAAAAAGGATGCACAAGGTGAGCAAGGTGTGTCTGATATGTCCGATGTTACCCTTCCGCCCATACACACTCACTCAACCAatccagcatcagcatcagcctCGAGCCGAAAATCAAAACGAAATGCCAAATCTTCATCTGCAGACCAAGATGTGGTCATGACCGGGACCGACGAGCACGAAAAGGACCCCAcgccacctcctccgccacctccccctccgaAGGAGAGTCCTCCCACCGATAGTGACGAGcacgacgaggatgatgaagacgacgatgaccaCCATCGttacgacgacgatgatgacgatgaagatgacgatcCCTTCACTGGTTTTGGTGGTCATGGGCGTCATCCCCACAGCCTTCAGGATACACTGAGGCATCTGAGTGGAATTATGTCGGGAGTCTCGGCTCAGGTGCGGAAAATAATGGCAGATCTGAAGCGGAAGGACGACCCGTCAATGCAACTTATGGCCCTGCATGAACTATCCACCCTTCTGCTCATGACAAACGAAGATCAACTGAGCGGGCATCTCCAACCCGACCAGGTTGTGCCTGAACTGGTAGCGCTGATGAGACCTAACGAGATTACTGGAGAGGAGAACCCTGAAATCCAACTTGTCGCCTGTCGTTGCCTCGCGAACCTGATGGAGGCCCTGCCGGGAAGCACATCGGCCTTGGTCTATGGGGGCGCAGTCCATATTCTGTGCGAGAAACTGCTACAGATCTCCTTCATCGACCTAGCCGAGCAAGCACTTAGCACTTTGGAAAAAATCTCTGTGGAATATCCCACAAGCGTCATGCGCGAAGGCGGCTTGACTGCCTGCCTGACTTATTTGGACTTTTTCGCAACCAGCACGCAACGCTCCGCTGTTACCACGGCTGCGAACTGCTGTCGCAACATCCCGGAAGATTCCTTTCCGGAAATTTTAGGTGTCATGCCCATCCTGTTGAACGTGCTTGGGAGTAGCGATCAGCGCATCGTTGAGCAGGCCTCGTTATGTGTCTCGCGCATTGCCGAGAGTTTCAAGTACCACCCGACAAAGTTGGAAGAGCTTATGAATGTGGATTTGCTCAAGGCCATTCTCCGTTTGCTACTTCCAGGCTCCACCAACCTGATCAGCCCGCACATTCACACTCAGTTCCTACGGGTTCTTGCGCTCACGGCAATGGCGAGTCCCCGTCTGTCGGCTGAACTCTTCAAGCTCAATGTAGTGGAGACGCTTTATCAGATCCTTACGGGCGTGTCCCCGCCGAGTGGGAACGACGACCTTGCTTCCAAGCTTGATAGTGTGCTCATAATGCAGGCTCTGATTCATAGACCTCGGGACCAGATCATTGAGACACTCAACGTCATTTGCGAACTGCTGCCTAGCGTGCCATTGCGCGACCCTTCGTCGATCAATTATACCGTGGAATTGGGCACGTTTGCAGGTCCTGTGGGTGGATCTGGGGAGAGCACTAGGAGAAGGACTGCAAACGAAAAACGTATCGAACACATGGAGGGCTGCAAGGAGGAGGTTCGGAGATTCGCCCTGATTCTATTCCCAACCCTCACGGATGCCTTTTCAAGCACCGTCAATCTCACTGTCCGTCAAAAGGTCTTGGCCGCTCAGCTCAAAATGCTCTCCAACTTGGACCAGGACATCCTGTCTGAGGCACTCAGATCAGTCCCTTATGCTTCTTTTCTGGCCTCCATTTTGTCCCAGCAAGACCATCCTCTGTTGGTTGGGCTGGCATTACAGGCCACTGAGTTGCTCATGAGTCGCTTGGATACAGTCTATCGCTATCAGCTTTACCGTGAAGGCGTGATTGCCGAAATCACCAAGCTGGCAGCTGATGCGCCTGAGCCAAAGAGAAAACACTCTCTTACCGAGCAagaggtcaaggaggaaaCGAACCAAGCTGGGGAATCTCTCACCGGTGTCTCTGGCCGTCCCTCTGCACCTGACCAAGGTGTCGCCGACAAAGAACACCCAAAAACCTTGGAAGAGGACAAAgcagatgacgaggatgttGAACACTCCGAACATGAATCCGGGGCTGAAGAGGGCGGTGAAGAActcgatgaagatgagccGGAAGACACAGAGAATGACGAGAACGACGAGAACGATGATGGAAATGAAAACGAGGTCAAGGACGACGATCAATCACCCGTCAGCTCCGAAGGAGAGACCATGTCACTGGACGGACCCCCGCGATACCTTTCAGATTTCCCCACAAACACGTACAAGTCGAGCATCCGGCAGGCTGCAAAGAAGTTCTTGGAGATGTATGAGACCGAGAAGCAGGGCAAAGCCATGAAGAAAAAGGCCAGCAAGATTCTAGCCAGCCTATCAGATCTTGCAACCGAGATCGAAGAGTTTTATCTCTGCCGTAAACCGGGTGGTCCGGTCATGGAGCACGGAACATTACTTTTTCAAAAGCTGGTCTCTTATTTCGATACTGACGTCCTCGAGAGCGTAACCAGTGCGGAACTTCTTGGCTCTGGAGTTGTTCGGGTCTTGGAACAGGTTTTCAGCAACCCCGACGAGGAGATGGCAGCTGCAGCACAAAATGCGTTCTTGCAGGTGTTCATGGGATACAGTGTCAAGTCGAAGCCCAAGACAGCCACCGCAGACTCACCCGCAACACCTTTCAGTGTCTTGATCCACAAGTTGCAAGATTTACTGAGCAGGTCTGAGCATTTTGAGGTGATCACAGCTCACCACAACTCATTCGACGGGAGCCGTAGCACGGCAGCGTCAATGTTGGCTAAGCAGATACGCCTCAAGCTTGTGGCCGATGAAGATTCAGATATCCCCCGGTCCTACCGTAACATCATGGTGTCAATTCACGCTATCACGACCTTCAAGTCACTGGACGATTATTTGCGCCCCAGAATTAGCTTGTCGGATCGTCCTCACGGAGCCTCTAGGCGAGATGCTGTGACTAGAGCTCTGGCCGCCATGGGTGCCTCGGGCTTCATGggggcggcagcagcggcagcccGTCTCGCGGAGAGAGGATTGCCACCCTCCAGCCGATCGACCCCtgcaccaccgccggcggCTGCCCCTGCTCAAGCATCTGGTTCGCGGTCTTCACGCAAGCCCAAATCCAAGTCCCAACCCACTACCGAAACTCCGACGACGCCAGACGCCGCTACATCCAAGGAAAAGGGTGGCTTGCGACGCTCCGCTCGTAAGCAAGCTGCATCTGATAGCTCTCTCCCACGTCAACCTCCGGAGGAGGACGACCTTGAAAATGCGCTTGAATGTGCCGACGAAAGGCAATTGTcggatgatgaagacgaggcAGCCGATAGTAGCGATCTCAACGTACTGCGTGATTTAGATGAAGGCATGGACGATGCTCCCACCCCCGACCCGACAGCTGTGAACATGGAAGTGGCCGCCGGCGGCAGGATTACCGCGCGCAAAGAGGACGGGACCAGAGTTGCCACTCCGGGCCAAGGCAAGCCTGCACCGCCCCCACAGAACCGAACAAGCGCCCTGACGGCGGGGTTGCAAAACACTCCCACGCCTCAGGCCGCGTCGAGGCCTATGTCATATTCTGGAGCTCTTCAAGCTGTTCCTCAGGATTGGCACATAGAGTTCAGCGTCGACGGCAAGGTCATTCCTAATGAGACTACCATCTACCGAGCCGTTCATAGCTCTAGCCTCACCGCCGACGAGCACGTTACCAGAAGCATATGGTCCGCCGTCCATCCCATCAAATTTAGACGTGTACCTGGCCCGCCTCCCCCTGAACCCGTTGGCTTTAGCCCATCCTCTGACGTCGGGGTAGAGGCGGATGAGAACGGCACTCCCGGGTCCTTGGCAAAGCATCCCATCACTCTGTCGATTCTTCGTTTGCTAAAGCGACTCCATGATCTGAACGCCAATATCGACGAAGTCCTAGTCGAGAATAGAGAAACGCTGAAGTTGAACGTTGAGCCTTTGTCTCAGTTTGTCAACACTAAACTGACCGCAAAGCTGAACCGTCAGCTGGAGGAGCCTCTGATTGTAGCGAGCAACTGCTTGCCCAGCTGGAGCGAGGATCTAGCAAGGCTCTACCCCTTCCTGTTCCCCTTTGAAACTCGCCACCTCTTCCTTCAATCTACCTCATTTGGTTACGCCCGATCAATGGCACGCTGGAACGCGCAGTCTCAGGAGGAGCGCCGAAACGGCCGAGATGATCGGCCGTACTTGGGACGGCTGCAGCGCCAAAAGGTCAGGATTTCTCGGTCTAAAATTCTTGAATCGGCAGTCAAGGTCATGGAGTTGTACGGCGCTTCGCAAAGCATCCTGGAGGTGGAATATTTTGAAGAGGTGGGAACCGGATTAGGTCCCACACTTGAGTTTTACTCGACCGTTTCCAAGGAGTTCTCCAAGAGGAAGCTGAAGCTTTGGCGGGATAACGAGCTCAATGGGGATGATGATTTTGTCTCTGGACCTACCGGGCTGTTCCCCCGGCCGCTGAGCGATGAATTTGCTAGctcggaagaaggagaaaagatTCTGCAGCTCTTCAAGGTGCTGGGCAAGTTTGTCGCCCGATCAATGATTGATTCGCGCATTATTGATATCAACTTCAATCCCCTGTTCTTCCGCGTGGGCGACTCGACTGCCACACGGCCTACGCTTGCGACCATCAAATCGGTAGACCCGGTCGTGGCCAGGTCGCTGATGACGATCAAGAAGTTTTCgctggccaagaaggagattgaCGAAGATCCAAACCGGAGTGCCGTTCAAAAGGTGGCGGACACGGAAAACATCACGATTGATAACTTCAAGATTGATGACCTTTACCTCGATTTCACCCTTCCCGGCTACCCTGAAGTCGAACTTGTTTCGAACGGATCCCAGACGCGGCTCACCATTGAGAATGTGGATCTTTACTTGGAAAAGGTGATTGATATGACGTTGGGTAGTGGTGTCCGTCGCCAGATCGAAGCTTTCCGCAGTGGATTTTCCCAGGTGTTCCCCTATTCGGCCCTGAGTTCTTTCACGCCTGATGAGTTGTGCACCCTTTTCGGACGGGTAGATGAGGATTGGTCGCTGGAGA CCCTCAACGACTCGATCAAGGCGGATCACGGATACAACATGGATAGCAAGAGCGTTAGGAATCTCTTGCAGATCATGAGTGAGCTCACGCTAGCAGAGCGCCGTGATTTCCTTCAGTTCACAACCGGAAGCCCGAAGCTACCTATTGGAG GCTTCAAGAGCTTGAACCCCATGTTCACGGTTGTGTGCAAGCCCAGCGAGGCACCTTATACCTCGGACGACTACCTGCCAAGCGTGATGACGTGCGTCAACTACCTCAAACTTCCCGACTACTCGGACATTGGCGTTTTGAAGAAGCAGCTCTTCACTGCCATGAAGGAAGGACAAGGAGCATTCCATTTGTCGTAA